A window of the Dyadobacter pollutisoli genome harbors these coding sequences:
- the rfbB gene encoding dTDP-glucose 4,6-dehydratase yields MKTILITGGAGFIGSHVIRRFVTNFPNYHIVNLDALTYAGNLRNITDIENSLNYTFVKGDIVDVQFLHELFAHYDFYGVIHLAAESHVDRSISDPLAFVTTNVIGTANLLEAARKAWQKNLGDHLFYHVSTDEVYGELHNPDEFFLETTKYDPRSPYSASKASSDHLVRAYHNTYKLPIVISNCSNNYGPNHFPEKLIPLMIHNIINEKPLPVYGKGENIRDWLFVEDHARAIDVIFHKGVIGETYNIGGHNEWKNIDLVLLLCKTMDSKLKRPNGHSEKLIHYVTDRAGHDLRYAIDATKLKTELGWVPSLQFAEGLARTVDWYLNNTEWLNNVTSGAYQNYYQEMYEGR; encoded by the coding sequence ATGAAGACAATACTTATTACTGGTGGAGCTGGCTTCATCGGATCACATGTGATTAGACGTTTTGTTACTAATTTCCCGAACTATCACATCGTTAATCTTGATGCTCTTACGTACGCTGGAAATCTCCGAAATATAACGGACATTGAGAATTCATTAAACTACACATTCGTTAAAGGCGATATTGTAGATGTCCAATTTCTTCATGAACTATTTGCTCACTATGATTTCTATGGCGTGATTCATTTAGCAGCTGAGTCTCATGTAGACCGATCAATATCTGATCCTCTTGCTTTCGTAACTACCAATGTAATCGGAACAGCTAACCTGCTGGAAGCAGCGAGAAAGGCATGGCAGAAGAATCTCGGTGATCACTTATTTTATCATGTCTCCACCGACGAAGTTTATGGTGAACTACACAATCCTGACGAATTTTTTCTCGAAACGACCAAGTATGATCCCCGGTCTCCCTACAGTGCTTCGAAAGCTTCTTCAGATCATTTAGTACGGGCCTATCACAATACATATAAACTACCGATAGTTATATCAAACTGTTCGAATAATTATGGTCCGAATCACTTTCCGGAAAAGCTTATACCATTGATGATACATAACATCATTAATGAGAAACCTCTACCTGTTTATGGCAAGGGTGAGAATATTCGAGATTGGCTATTTGTGGAGGATCACGCCCGCGCTATTGATGTAATATTTCATAAAGGCGTCATTGGAGAAACTTACAATATCGGAGGCCACAACGAATGGAAAAACATCGACCTTGTTTTGTTGCTTTGTAAGACAATGGATTCAAAGCTAAAACGACCAAATGGACATTCTGAAAAGCTCATTCATTACGTTACCGATCGTGCAGGTCATGACTTACGTTATGCAATCGATGCCACTAAACTCAAAACTGAACTGGGCTGGGTTCCTTCTTTACAGTTTGCCGAAGGACTAGCACGCACTGTTGACTGGTATCTGAATAATACGGAGTGGCTTAATAATGTAACCTCCGGTGCATATCAGAATTATTATCAGGAAATGTACGAAGGCCGGTAG
- the rfbC gene encoding dTDP-4-dehydrorhamnose 3,5-epimerase, with the protein MNIRSTTLKDVIEIIPNIFSDERGFFFESFNENTWKKQGLPYSFKQDNQSYSIKNVVRGLHFQTGEHAQGKLVRVIKGRVLDIALDLRQESPTFGKYELFDLDSESGKMIYIPEGFAHGFAALEDSIFHYKCTGEYCKSAEAGIHWNDSSLKIPWEVDSPIVSLKDQMLPTFEEYLQGSYSVN; encoded by the coding sequence ATGAATATACGCTCAACGACTTTAAAGGATGTAATTGAAATAATTCCCAACATTTTTTCAGATGAAAGGGGTTTCTTTTTTGAATCGTTTAACGAAAATACTTGGAAGAAGCAGGGACTTCCTTATAGCTTCAAACAAGATAACCAGTCTTACTCAATAAAGAATGTGGTGAGAGGATTACATTTCCAAACCGGTGAACATGCTCAAGGCAAACTAGTACGTGTTATTAAAGGACGCGTACTGGATATTGCTCTGGATCTCAGGCAGGAGTCTCCGACGTTTGGTAAATATGAGCTCTTTGACCTTGACAGCGAAAGTGGGAAGATGATATATATCCCTGAGGGATTCGCTCATGGTTTTGCGGCATTAGAAGACAGCATATTTCATTACAAATGTACCGGAGAATATTGCAAGTCAGCAGAGGCCGGCATACACTGGAACGATTCGTCTTTAAAAATACCATGGGAAGTAGATAGTCCAATTGTGTCTCTCAAAGACCAGATGCTTCCTACTTTTGAGGAATATCTTCAAGGTTCGTATTCAGTAAATTGA